A window of the Rhodoferax sp. GW822-FHT02A01 genome harbors these coding sequences:
- a CDS encoding MFS transporter: protein MSATAFSESLRLLRTRRFGTFWCASLLSNIGTWAQQVAQPWLLLSLGASPMLLGLDAFALAAPVFVLTLVGGALADTADRRMTILRFQSVQMLCPVAIVLLLYFHAVQPWMVIGLSLVVGVTDGLSMPSFQSIVPSIVEKRQIATGIALNSTQFNLSRIAGPAIAGVLMGSMGAAGAFSVSAASYLPFILVALWVLPPANNGANASSGFAWLRMVGNVRAVLAQPLLRSALATVLVSAVLCAPIVVFCPVLVQQAMHGDVSHFSMAVGAFGVGGLLGAIALLGLDAQRDRRAISTGFAIAYGLVVMLASQCTSPWELALLFACAGFAMTLSNTSANTLLQSAAQAEVRGQSVSLFMLVMRGGMALGGLLTGLSVSLLGVRQALFANGALAIGLQLLIWLFWSRSAGARARS, encoded by the coding sequence ATGTCTGCCACCGCTTTCAGTGAATCGCTGCGCCTGCTGCGCACCCGGCGCTTCGGTACCTTCTGGTGCGCTTCGCTGCTTTCCAACATCGGCACCTGGGCGCAACAGGTGGCCCAGCCCTGGCTGCTGCTCAGCCTGGGCGCTTCGCCCATGCTGCTGGGGCTGGATGCATTCGCGCTGGCGGCCCCCGTCTTCGTACTGACACTGGTGGGTGGCGCGCTGGCCGATACGGCGGATAGGCGCATGACGATTCTGCGCTTCCAGTCGGTGCAGATGCTGTGCCCGGTGGCCATTGTGTTGCTGCTGTATTTCCATGCGGTGCAGCCCTGGATGGTGATTGGCCTGTCGCTGGTGGTCGGCGTGACCGACGGCTTGTCCATGCCGTCTTTCCAGTCGATCGTTCCCAGCATCGTGGAGAAGCGCCAAATCGCCACCGGCATTGCGCTCAACTCCACCCAGTTCAACCTGTCACGCATCGCAGGGCCGGCAATTGCGGGGGTGCTGATGGGCAGCATGGGGGCAGCGGGTGCCTTCAGCGTCAGCGCCGCGTCGTACCTGCCTTTCATCCTGGTGGCGTTGTGGGTGCTGCCGCCTGCTAACAATGGGGCCAACGCTTCTTCTGGTTTTGCCTGGCTGCGCATGGTGGGCAATGTGCGCGCCGTCCTGGCCCAGCCGCTGTTGCGCTCAGCGCTGGCGACCGTGCTGGTTTCGGCGGTGCTGTGCGCGCCGATTGTGGTGTTCTGTCCGGTGCTGGTGCAGCAGGCCATGCATGGGGATGTGAGCCACTTCAGCATGGCGGTCGGGGCCTTTGGTGTAGGCGGTTTGCTGGGCGCCATCGCACTGCTGGGGCTGGACGCCCAGCGCGACCGGCGCGCCATCAGCACCGGCTTTGCCATTGCTTACGGCCTGGTGGTCATGCTGGCTTCGCAATGCACGTCACCCTGGGAGTTGGCGCTGCTGTTCGCCTGCGCGGGCTTTGCCATGACGCTTAGCAACACATCCGCCAACACCTTGCTGCAGTCCGCCGCGCAGGCGGAAGTGCGTGGCCAGAGTGTCAGCCTGTTCATGCTGGTCATGCGCGGCGGCATGGCCTTGGGTGGATTGCTCACCGGGCTGTCCGTCAGCCTGCTCGGCGTGCGTCAGGCCCTGTTTGCCAACGGCGCATTGGCCATTGGTTTGCAATTGCTGATCTGGCTGTTCTGGTCGCGCTCAGCCGGAGCCAGAGCGCGCTCCTGA
- a CDS encoding ABC transporter ATP-binding protein: MRQPCGQRALIRWWLSVAEETVVHLQGVRKAFNQGTPFETEVLHGIDLKLQRGEFCAVVGPSGSGKSTLLNIVGLLDRPSSGSLQISGEETTVLNDSSLTRLRGHTIGFVFQYHHLITAFTALENVMIPMLGAAGFPNPQMRERALQLIDSVGLTQWKDNMAGNMSGGQQQRVAIARALAMNPAVLLADEPTGNLDTKSADAVFSLLRKVNQEQGTTILFVTHNPDLARRCDKTIQVVDGMVIE, translated from the coding sequence ATGCGCCAGCCCTGCGGGCAGCGCGCCTTGATCCGGTGGTGGCTATCCGTGGCTGAAGAAACCGTTGTCCATCTGCAGGGGGTACGCAAGGCCTTCAACCAGGGCACGCCTTTTGAGACCGAAGTGTTGCATGGCATTGACCTGAAGCTGCAGCGCGGTGAGTTCTGCGCCGTGGTGGGGCCGTCGGGTTCCGGCAAAAGCACCTTGCTCAACATCGTGGGCCTGCTGGACCGGCCAAGCTCCGGCAGCCTGCAGATCAGCGGTGAAGAAACCACGGTGCTCAACGACAGCTCGCTCACGCGGCTGCGTGGCCACACCATTGGCTTCGTGTTCCAGTACCACCATCTGATCACCGCCTTTACTGCGCTGGAGAACGTGATGATTCCCATGCTGGGCGCGGCCGGTTTCCCCAATCCGCAGATGCGCGAGCGGGCGCTGCAGCTGATCGACAGCGTGGGCCTGACGCAGTGGAAGGACAACATGGCCGGCAACATGAGCGGCGGCCAGCAGCAACGCGTGGCCATCGCGCGCGCCCTGGCCATGAACCCGGCTGTGCTATTGGCCGACGAGCCCACCGGCAACCTGGACACCAAGAGCGCCGACGCGGTCTTCTCGCTGCTGAGAAAGGTCAACCAGGAGCAAGGCACCACCATCCTCTTCGTCACCCACAACCCGGACCTGGCCCGGCGCTGTGACAAGACCATCCAGGTGGTGGATGGCATGGTCATCGAATAA
- a CDS encoding GMC family oxidoreductase N-terminal domain-containing protein, with protein sequence MTTDSFDYIITGGGSAGCVLARRLSEDPHIKVLLLEAGGSDGHPFFHWPAGFAKMTKGIGSWGWHTVPQKHLNNRVLRFTQAKVIGGGSSINAQLYTRGVPADYDEWVSEEGATGWGYEDVLPYFKKAENNQRFANRYHGYQGPLGVSNPISPLPICEAYFQAGQELGIPFNPDFNGETQGGLGYYQLTQLNARRSSTSIAYLKPVRDRANLSVMLHTMATRVVMEADRVVGVEVVQGGGRTGTVLRANREVIVSSGAMGSPKLLMQSGIGPADHLRTVGVPVLHDLPGVGSNLQDHLDLFVIAECTGDHTYDKYNQPHHAAWAGLQYLLFKKGPVASSLFETGGFWYADPKERARSPDIQFHLGLGSGIEAGVAKMKNSGVTLNSAYLRPRSRGTVRLANADPSAAPLLDPNYWSDPYDRTMGIKGLRLAREILSQPALQRYVKAEVLPGANLRSDEDLFRYACEHAKTDHHPVGTCKMGPATDRNSVVTPDLKLIGLQGIRVVDASVMPRVPSCNTNAPSIMVAEKGADHILGKL encoded by the coding sequence ATGACTACCGATTCCTTCGACTACATCATCACCGGCGGCGGTTCGGCCGGTTGCGTTCTGGCCCGGCGCCTGAGTGAGGACCCTCATATCAAGGTACTGCTGCTGGAAGCCGGCGGCAGCGACGGCCACCCGTTCTTCCATTGGCCCGCAGGGTTTGCCAAGATGACCAAGGGCATAGGTTCCTGGGGCTGGCACACGGTACCGCAAAAGCACCTGAACAACCGCGTGCTGCGTTTCACACAGGCCAAGGTCATAGGGGGTGGCTCGTCCATCAACGCCCAGCTCTACACCCGTGGCGTGCCCGCCGACTACGACGAATGGGTGAGCGAGGAGGGCGCCACCGGCTGGGGCTATGAAGACGTGCTGCCTTACTTCAAGAAGGCCGAAAACAACCAGCGCTTTGCCAACCGCTACCACGGCTACCAGGGGCCGCTGGGCGTGTCCAACCCGATCAGCCCGCTGCCCATCTGCGAGGCCTACTTCCAGGCGGGGCAGGAGCTGGGCATTCCCTTCAACCCCGACTTCAATGGCGAAACGCAGGGTGGCCTGGGCTACTACCAGCTCACGCAGCTCAACGCGCGCCGCTCGTCCACCTCCATCGCCTACCTCAAGCCGGTGCGCGATCGCGCCAACCTGTCGGTCATGCTGCACACCATGGCCACGCGGGTGGTGATGGAGGCCGACCGCGTGGTGGGTGTGGAAGTGGTGCAGGGCGGCGGCAGGACTGGCACCGTATTGCGCGCCAATCGCGAGGTGATTGTTTCCTCCGGCGCCATGGGCTCGCCCAAGCTGCTGATGCAATCGGGCATAGGCCCGGCCGATCATCTGCGCACGGTGGGCGTGCCGGTGCTGCACGATCTGCCCGGCGTGGGCTCCAACCTGCAGGACCACCTGGATCTGTTCGTGATTGCCGAATGCACCGGTGACCACACTTACGACAAATACAACCAGCCGCACCATGCCGCTTGGGCCGGCCTGCAGTACCTGTTGTTCAAGAAAGGGCCGGTGGCCTCCAGCCTGTTCGAGACGGGTGGCTTCTGGTATGCCGATCCCAAGGAGCGCGCCCGCTCGCCCGACATCCAGTTCCACCTGGGCCTGGGCTCGGGCATCGAAGCCGGTGTGGCCAAGATGAAGAACTCGGGCGTGACGCTCAACTCCGCCTACCTGCGGCCCCGCTCGCGCGGCACCGTGCGTCTGGCCAACGCCGATCCGTCTGCCGCGCCGCTGCTGGACCCCAATTACTGGTCCGACCCGTATGACCGCACCATGGGCATCAAGGGGCTGCGCCTGGCACGCGAGATCCTCAGCCAGCCGGCATTGCAGCGCTACGTCAAGGCCGAGGTGCTGCCGGGTGCGAACCTGCGCAGCGACGAAGACCTGTTCCGCTACGCCTGCGAACACGCCAAGACCGATCACCACCCGGTGGGCACTTGCAAGATGGGCCCGGCCACGGACCGCAACAGTGTGGTCACGCCCGACCTCAAGCTCATCGGCCTGCAAGGCATACGCGTGGTGGACGCTTCGGTAATGCCGCGCGTGCCCTCGTGCAACACCAATGCCCCTTCCATCATGGTCGCCGAAAAAGGGGCGGACCACATCCTCGGAAAACTCTGA
- a CDS encoding glycerate kinase: MTWAEMAPHDVLMQLYRAALDAADPLQVIPPLLPPPPLGRTVVVGVGKAAAAMAQAVEAHWQGPVSGVVVVPEGATRPLRNIRVLTGSHPVPDASSVRGGDALLQAVSGLHSDDLVIALVSGGGSALCAKPADGLTLEDKQSITKALLLRGASISEINTVRRHLSAIKGGRLAAAAYPARVVTLLISDIPGDEPTLIASGPTLPDASTCADALAVLQRYGITHLPAVLESLQAGRWESVKPGDARLAANTHAVVASAWDGMQAASRKAASLGLACHILSDAMEGEARDLAKAHAAIALSVAQHDVPFKAPCVLISGGEATVTVRGKGRGGRNTEFALAMALALKDQKGVQRILALSAGTDGLDGKADAAGAWINDQTLALGAQRGLSALQCLDGNDSASFLDAAGTLVHTGPTFTNINDFRAVLIL, translated from the coding sequence ATGACCTGGGCTGAGATGGCGCCGCACGATGTGCTCATGCAGCTCTACCGAGCCGCGCTGGATGCGGCCGATCCGCTGCAGGTGATTCCGCCGCTTCTGCCGCCGCCGCCCTTGGGGCGCACGGTGGTGGTGGGCGTGGGCAAGGCCGCCGCTGCCATGGCACAGGCCGTGGAGGCGCACTGGCAAGGGCCCGTGAGCGGTGTGGTGGTGGTGCCCGAAGGTGCTACGCGCCCGCTGCGCAACATCCGCGTGTTGACAGGCAGCCACCCGGTACCGGATGCGAGCAGCGTGCGCGGCGGTGATGCGCTGCTGCAGGCCGTCAGCGGTTTGCATAGCGACGACCTGGTCATTGCCCTGGTGTCCGGCGGTGGCTCTGCGCTGTGCGCCAAACCTGCGGATGGGCTCACGCTGGAAGACAAGCAAAGCATCACCAAGGCGTTGCTGCTGCGCGGGGCGTCCATCTCCGAAATCAATACCGTGCGCCGGCATCTGTCGGCCATCAAGGGCGGGCGCCTGGCCGCCGCGGCTTATCCGGCGCGCGTGGTCACCCTGCTGATTTCCGACATCCCCGGCGACGAGCCCACGCTCATCGCATCCGGGCCGACCCTGCCGGACGCCAGCACCTGCGCCGATGCCCTGGCCGTGCTGCAGCGCTATGGCATCACCCATCTCCCGGCGGTGCTGGAGTCGCTGCAGGCAGGGCGTTGGGAGTCGGTCAAGCCGGGTGACGCGCGGCTTGCTGCCAACACCCACGCGGTGGTTGCCAGTGCCTGGGACGGCATGCAGGCAGCAAGCCGCAAGGCGGCCAGTCTGGGGCTGGCGTGTCACATCCTCTCCGACGCCATGGAAGGCGAGGCCCGGGATCTGGCCAAGGCCCATGCGGCGATTGCCCTGAGCGTGGCGCAGCACGATGTTCCCTTCAAGGCGCCTTGTGTACTGATCTCCGGCGGCGAAGCCACCGTGACCGTGCGCGGCAAGGGCCGTGGCGGTCGCAACACCGAATTCGCTCTGGCCATGGCCCTGGCCCTGAAAGACCAGAAGGGCGTGCAGCGCATCCTCGCCCTCTCCGCCGGCACCGATGGGCTGGACGGCAAGGCCGATGCCGCGGGCGCCTGGATCAACGACCAGACCCTGGCGCTGGGCGCGCAGCGCGGCCTCTCGGCCCTGCAGTGCCTGGACGGCAACGACAGCGCCAGCTTTCTCGATGCTGCTGGCACGCTGGTTCATACCGGGCCGACCTTCACCAACATCAATGACTTCAGAGCCGTTCTGATCCTCTGA
- a CDS encoding TIGR02285 family protein, producing MPRTPESKESHGTSEYVSRRRMALAIGAIAWGLCCPRMGNATELPTINWMVQDIAPIWMLDNGRPTTGTMDAIIQMLMDEWPDAKHEFTVVSTPRALSNLSNGVESCLAGSVNTPERAKFSYHSPAFLVAPPQLIARPQIIAKLAKNSNGEILPATLFDRADMKGLIEQKRSYGPVLDALLSRRSPNSGIHEVLRADAGSNLLKMVALGRGDYFLEYDTIFAYQLNRNPELRSAGFITAPVAGNAMVKFGFSCPKTEWGRRTIKRIDALMIKFAALPEFQAIQWKWQTPSAAIRYRKIQEEFFRQRSKLSDPSQFDD from the coding sequence ATGCCCCGCACACCAGAATCCAAAGAATCTCATGGCACTTCGGAATATGTGTCGCGTCGCCGTATGGCGCTTGCGATCGGAGCGATTGCGTGGGGACTTTGCTGCCCGCGAATGGGCAATGCCACTGAGTTACCAACTATCAACTGGATGGTGCAGGATATCGCACCCATATGGATGCTGGATAACGGCAGACCAACCACGGGGACAATGGATGCCATTATTCAAATGTTGATGGATGAGTGGCCCGATGCCAAACACGAATTCACGGTTGTCAGCACACCACGTGCGCTGTCCAATTTAAGTAATGGCGTAGAAAGCTGCCTGGCAGGCAGTGTGAACACTCCGGAGCGGGCGAAATTTTCATACCACTCCCCTGCGTTTCTGGTGGCTCCGCCACAACTGATTGCCCGTCCCCAAATCATTGCCAAGCTTGCAAAAAACTCCAACGGAGAGATCCTGCCTGCGACGCTGTTCGATAGAGCTGACATGAAGGGCTTAATCGAGCAAAAACGCAGCTATGGTCCTGTGTTGGATGCATTGTTAAGTCGACGCAGTCCAAACTCAGGCATCCACGAAGTCCTTAGAGCAGACGCTGGTTCCAACTTGCTCAAGATGGTTGCATTGGGACGTGGAGACTACTTTCTGGAATATGACACGATCTTTGCGTACCAGTTAAATCGAAATCCGGAATTGCGTAGCGCCGGTTTCATCACTGCACCGGTGGCCGGAAATGCCATGGTGAAGTTCGGCTTTTCCTGCCCCAAGACAGAGTGGGGGAGGCGAACCATCAAGAGGATAGATGCATTGATGATCAAGTTTGCCGCCCTACCGGAATTCCAGGCCATTCAATGGAAATGGCAAACGCCAAGTGCGGCCATACGTTACAGAAAAATTCAAGAGGAATTTTTCCGTCAGCGGTCCAAACTCTCTGATCCGAGCCAATTCGACGATTAG
- a CDS encoding efflux RND transporter periplasmic adaptor subunit → MTKISFPSKLRWRHIAAALALLAVVYFAVTWWLGPKVNVETVVRHDFVQSVVASGHVESPHRVDIGSQITATVTRVPVNEGDSVTAGTLLIALANSELQATERQADLAVIQAQGKLRQLQEVQAPVAEQALRQAQSSLDNANASYRRNQDLFKQGFIGQAALDDSRKAAELADAQFHSAQKQLETTGKSGSDYALALSAVEEARAAADAAHARAKYALVRSPLDGTLIGRSVEVGDVVQPGKVLMTLSPKGKTQVVVAIDEKNLHLIRLGQKAVVSADAYPQQKFEAQLVYINPGVNAQTGAVDVKLDVPQPPEVLRQDMTVSVDIEVARRPRALMLPASTVRDAESAAPWVLRVQDGRAAKVLVQIGLRSGSMLEALQGVQEGDLLVSGSPSVKPGDRVRVAATVH, encoded by the coding sequence ATGACCAAGATCTCCTTTCCATCGAAACTGCGCTGGCGGCATATTGCTGCGGCCCTTGCCTTGCTGGCAGTCGTCTACTTTGCCGTCACTTGGTGGCTGGGCCCCAAGGTGAATGTGGAAACCGTGGTGCGACACGACTTTGTCCAGTCGGTGGTTGCCAGCGGCCATGTGGAAAGCCCGCACCGCGTGGACATTGGCTCCCAGATCACCGCAACGGTGACGCGTGTCCCCGTCAACGAAGGGGACAGCGTCACGGCAGGAACGTTGCTTATAGCCCTTGCCAACTCCGAACTGCAGGCCACCGAACGCCAGGCCGATCTGGCTGTCATCCAGGCACAGGGCAAACTGCGCCAATTGCAGGAGGTACAGGCACCTGTGGCGGAGCAGGCCTTGCGCCAGGCGCAGTCCAGCCTGGACAACGCCAACGCCAGCTACAGGCGCAACCAGGACTTGTTCAAGCAAGGTTTCATAGGTCAGGCGGCGCTGGACGACTCCCGCAAGGCGGCGGAGCTGGCCGATGCACAGTTTCACTCCGCGCAAAAGCAGTTGGAGACCACCGGCAAGTCCGGCAGCGATTACGCACTGGCCCTGAGTGCGGTGGAAGAGGCGCGCGCTGCGGCCGATGCCGCGCACGCACGCGCCAAGTACGCGTTGGTGCGGTCGCCGCTGGACGGCACCTTGATCGGACGCAGCGTGGAAGTGGGTGACGTGGTGCAACCCGGCAAGGTGCTGATGACACTGTCCCCCAAAGGCAAGACCCAGGTCGTGGTGGCCATCGACGAAAAGAACCTGCATCTGATCCGCTTGGGCCAGAAGGCCGTGGTGTCGGCCGATGCGTATCCGCAGCAGAAATTTGAAGCGCAGCTGGTGTATATCAACCCTGGCGTGAATGCCCAGACCGGTGCGGTGGACGTCAAGCTCGATGTGCCACAGCCGCCCGAGGTGCTACGCCAGGACATGACAGTCTCGGTCGATATCGAAGTGGCACGCCGCCCCCGTGCATTGATGCTGCCCGCCTCTACGGTGCGGGACGCAGAGAGCGCTGCACCCTGGGTATTGCGCGTGCAGGACGGGCGCGCCGCCAAGGTGCTGGTGCAGATCGGTCTGCGCAGTGGCAGCATGCTGGAGGCGCTGCAGGGCGTGCAGGAGGGTGATCTCCTGGTATCGGGATCGCCCAGCGTGAAACCCGGGGACCGGGTGCGCGTCGCCGCCACAGTGCATTAG
- a CDS encoding Dabb family protein encodes MTPSLPVRHIVLFKFNASATAAVIAELSQAFAALPKLIEGVSAFEAGENNSPEGLNRGFTHAFVLTFVDAAARAHYLPHPQHQAFVERLKPYLEDVLVIDYDLG; translated from the coding sequence ATGACACCATCCCTACCCGTTCGCCATATCGTCCTGTTCAAGTTCAACGCCAGCGCCACTGCGGCGGTGATCGCGGAACTGTCCCAGGCCTTTGCCGCCTTGCCGAAGTTGATCGAGGGCGTCAGCGCCTTTGAGGCCGGCGAGAACAACAGCCCCGAAGGGCTGAACCGTGGTTTCACCCACGCCTTCGTGCTGACCTTTGTCGATGCCGCGGCACGCGCGCACTATCTCCCGCACCCGCAACACCAGGCCTTTGTGGAGCGCCTCAAGCCGTATCTGGAGGATGTGCTGGTGATCGACTATGACCTGGGCTGA
- a CDS encoding dihydrodipicolinate synthase family protein, which produces MTHTLQLPQADGSLKPYTPKAQPIAPARALPAFNRTVYAASHVVINPCATQNPFDDSPVVDWDTTLAFRDHLYRLGFKVAEAMDTAQRGMGVDWAVARELIQRSIRHARTVPGADLACGVGTDQLAAGPEVTLEQVERAYREQFEVVQAEGGTAILMASRALARAARSADDYHRLYGRLLQDSDKPVILHWLGEMFDPALKGYWGSSDIPTALDTVTALIRANASKVEGIKVSLLEAKWEIELRRRLPAGVKMYTGDDFNYAELIAGDAQGHSHGLLGIFDPIAPVAAVALGELAAGNTQRYRELLDPTVALSREIFRAPTRHYKAGVVFLAWLNGHQRHFSMAAGAQASRGIAHYARVFELADQCGVLAQPDLALARMQQLLAVQCGL; this is translated from the coding sequence ATGACACACACGCTCCAACTTCCCCAGGCCGACGGCAGTCTCAAGCCCTACACGCCCAAGGCGCAGCCCATCGCGCCGGCGCGCGCACTGCCAGCGTTCAACCGCACGGTGTATGCCGCATCCCACGTGGTGATCAACCCGTGTGCCACGCAGAACCCGTTTGACGATTCACCCGTGGTGGACTGGGACACCACGCTGGCGTTCCGCGACCACCTGTACCGTCTGGGCTTCAAGGTGGCCGAGGCCATGGATACCGCGCAGCGCGGCATGGGGGTGGACTGGGCCGTGGCGCGCGAGCTGATCCAGCGCTCCATCCGCCATGCGCGCACCGTGCCCGGTGCCGATCTGGCCTGCGGCGTCGGCACCGACCAGCTCGCAGCCGGACCCGAGGTGACACTGGAGCAGGTCGAGCGCGCCTACCGCGAGCAGTTCGAGGTGGTGCAGGCCGAAGGCGGCACCGCCATCCTCATGGCCAGCCGCGCCCTGGCGCGTGCCGCCAGGTCCGCCGATGATTACCACCGCCTGTATGGCCGCCTGCTGCAGGACAGCGACAAGCCGGTGATCCTGCACTGGCTGGGTGAGATGTTCGACCCGGCACTCAAGGGCTACTGGGGCAGCAGTGACATCCCCACCGCGCTGGACACGGTGACCGCACTGATACGTGCCAACGCCTCCAAGGTCGAGGGCATCAAGGTGTCCCTGCTGGAAGCCAAGTGGGAGATCGAGCTGCGCCGTCGTCTGCCCGCGGGGGTGAAGATGTACACCGGTGACGACTTCAATTACGCCGAACTGATCGCGGGCGACGCGCAGGGTCATTCGCACGGGCTGCTGGGCATCTTCGACCCCATCGCGCCGGTGGCAGCCGTGGCCTTGGGCGAGCTGGCAGCAGGCAACACGCAACGCTACCGTGAACTGCTGGACCCCACCGTCGCCCTGTCGCGCGAAATCTTTCGCGCGCCCACGCGCCACTACAAGGCCGGCGTGGTGTTCCTGGCCTGGCTCAACGGACATCAGCGCCATTTCTCCATGGCTGCCGGGGCGCAGGCATCGCGCGGCATTGCGCATTACGCCCGCGTGTTCGAGCTGGCCGACCAGTGCGGCGTGCTGGCGCAACCCGACCTGGCGCTGGCACGCATGCAACAGCTGCTGGCAGTACAGTGCGGCCTATGA
- a CDS encoding heme-degrading domain-containing protein, with protein MDIPTDAPRDLAIIARQEALLQFETFDNTVAWNLGNALKAHCESQSLAVTIEIRLARDTVFFYAMPGTSPNNTDWARRKRNTTELQQRSSYAVGLALQDGETLQTQSGLPLRDYAHHGGSFPVRVRGVGYLGTVTISGLPQRDDHRVVVQVLADMLGVSIEGLVLP; from the coding sequence ATGGACATACCCACCGACGCGCCGCGTGATCTGGCGATCATTGCCCGGCAGGAAGCGCTGCTGCAGTTTGAAACCTTTGACAACACGGTTGCGTGGAACCTGGGCAACGCCCTCAAGGCGCATTGCGAGTCGCAGAGTCTGGCGGTGACCATAGAGATACGCCTGGCCCGCGACACTGTCTTCTTCTACGCCATGCCGGGCACCTCACCCAACAACACGGACTGGGCCCGCCGCAAACGCAACACCACTGAACTGCAGCAGCGCAGTTCGTATGCCGTGGGGCTGGCGCTGCAGGACGGGGAGACCCTGCAAACACAGTCGGGCCTACCCCTGCGCGACTATGCCCACCACGGTGGCAGCTTTCCGGTGCGGGTGCGGGGCGTGGGCTATCTGGGGACGGTAACCATCTCCGGCCTGCCGCAGCGTGACGACCACCGCGTGGTGGTGCAGGTGCTGGCCGACATGTTGGGCGTCTCCATTGAGGGCCTTGTGCTGCCCTGA
- a CDS encoding FtsX-like permease family protein: protein MFTSWLPFEWIVSIRFLREGRLQTVFIIAGVAIGVGVIVFMSALLAGLQSNFIRRVLSTQSHIQLLQPQQVTRPQRNGSDAPKGQLEGAIIQPPLQQAKSIDQWQAVVSQVRALPGIKVVSPVASGSVLAVRGSATKAVTVSGIEPDTYFRIVDFSDKLVRGSLRLTGSDILIGTELSNDLGVDVGDKLHVTAANGSTSALTITGIFDLGNKGANQRSTFTTLRMAQSLLDMSGGVTSVEVTVNDIYAAEVMAQRIAAATGVEADSWIKNSAQFFAAVSAQTTANTAIRFFVGLSVAFGIASVLVVSVVQKSREIGILRAMGISRSQILRVFLLQGGLLGFGGSLVGCAIGATALSLWQKLARNADGTPLFPLEFDPQLFALALVLATLTGLLAAYAPALRAARLDPVVAIRG from the coding sequence GTGTTCACAAGCTGGTTGCCGTTTGAATGGATTGTGTCCATCCGCTTTCTGCGCGAGGGGCGGTTGCAGACTGTATTCATCATCGCCGGGGTGGCCATTGGTGTGGGCGTGATCGTCTTCATGTCGGCACTGCTGGCCGGTCTGCAAAGCAACTTCATCCGCCGTGTGCTGTCCACCCAATCCCACATCCAGCTGCTGCAACCCCAGCAGGTGACGCGCCCGCAACGCAACGGCAGCGATGCACCCAAAGGCCAGCTGGAAGGCGCCATCATCCAGCCGCCGTTGCAACAGGCCAAGTCGATAGACCAGTGGCAGGCCGTGGTCAGTCAAGTACGCGCCCTGCCTGGCATCAAGGTGGTGTCACCGGTGGCCAGCGGCTCGGTGCTGGCCGTGCGCGGCAGCGCCACCAAGGCGGTGACGGTCTCCGGCATTGAGCCTGACACCTACTTCCGCATCGTCGACTTCAGCGACAAGCTGGTACGCGGCAGTCTGCGATTGACAGGCTCGGACATCCTCATAGGCACCGAACTCAGCAACGACCTGGGCGTGGACGTGGGTGACAAACTGCATGTGACTGCAGCCAACGGCAGCACCTCCGCACTCACCATCACCGGCATCTTTGATCTGGGCAACAAGGGTGCCAACCAGCGCAGCACCTTCACTACCTTGCGCATGGCGCAAAGCCTGCTGGACATGTCGGGCGGCGTGACCAGTGTCGAAGTGACCGTCAACGACATCTACGCCGCCGAAGTTATGGCGCAGCGCATCGCAGCGGCCACCGGCGTGGAGGCCGACAGCTGGATCAAGAACAGTGCCCAATTCTTTGCCGCAGTGAGCGCGCAGACCACAGCCAACACGGCCATCCGCTTCTTCGTCGGGCTGTCGGTGGCTTTCGGCATCGCCAGCGTGCTGGTGGTATCGGTGGTGCAGAAGTCGCGCGAGATCGGCATTCTGCGCGCCATGGGCATCTCGCGCAGTCAGATCCTGCGGGTGTTCCTGTTGCAGGGTGGCCTGTTGGGCTTTGGCGGCTCGCTGGTGGGCTGCGCCATCGGTGCCACGGCACTCAGCCTGTGGCAGAAGCTGGCGCGCAATGCCGACGGCACGCCGCTGTTTCCGCTGGAGTTTGATCCCCAGCTCTTCGCGCTGGCCCTGGTGCTGGCCACGTTGACCGGCCTGTTGGCCGCCTATGCGCCAGCCCTGCGGGCAGCGCGCCTTGATCCGGTGGTGGCTATCCGTGGCTGA